In the Streptomyces coeruleoprunus genome, GGCGGTGTCCCCGGTCGGTTCGGGGCGGCACAGGGCCGCGGCCAGCCGTTCGAAGTGCGCGGTGAAGCGCTGCCGGTCGCGCCGGCCGTAGCTGCGGCCGTCGTCGGCGGGGGCCCACAGCGGCGCGGTCCGCACCCGCTCGACGTTCGGCGGGAGCCGCACCGGGCCCTCGTCCTCCCGGCCGACGCCGCGGCTCAGCGTGTAGATGTCGAACTCGTGCTGAGCGAGCCCGCGCACGAGCCGGTCGCACCAGAGCCTGGACTCACCCGAAGCATACGGGTGGCCACTTTCCGTGAGCAGTCCGATCCGCACGAGTACACCCCCGATCTCCCTTGTGCACGGCCGCCGTTGGTCCGGCGACTCGCGGCGGGGACGACGGTAAGCGGACATGCCGGTGGCGCGACGGACGGTTGTCCATCGCGCCACCGGAAGGGGTGAATGCACGTAACTTTCGCAGGCTGGTCGCGTTCCGTTGCGCTACCGACGGTTTCGGTCACACTCCGTCAAGCTTCGGCCAGCCCGGCCGGTCCGCTCAATCGCCTGGATACACCCAGGGGTTGGGCCGGCACTTGACGCCGTCGATCTCCAGCGTCTTCGTCTGCTGCTGCATCACGGGCGCGAGCGCGCCGGGCGTCTTGCAGCTGACGTGGTTGTGGCCGAGCCGGTGCCCGACCTCGTGGTTGATCAGCATCTGCCGGTACGGGAGCATCGCGTCCGGCCCGAAGGTCTCCGCGCCCTGCGCCCAGCGGTAGGCGTTGATCATCACGCGCTCGGTGGAGGCGGAGTCGCAGGAGACGTTGTCGATCGTCGTGTCGAGTCCCGACTTGGCGCACCACACCCCGGTGGTGCCGGGGCTGGCCAGCGTGATCACGAAGTCGGGATCGCCGCTGGACACGCGCTCGAAGGTCATGGCCCCACCGTGCGCCCAGCTGCGGTCGTCGTTGAGGGTCTGCTGCACGGCCTGGGCGAAGAGCCGGCCGTCGAGGCCCAGGCCCTTCTCCACGTCGACGCGGTAGCGGATCTTCCGCCCCTTGCCGGGCGCCTCGTCGAGCCCGGGCACGGCCTCGAACTCCCCGGACCCCTTCAGCTTGGCGTTCAACGGGAACTGGCGCGCCATCAACTCCCCGTACGTCACCGGCCGCGCGGGCGCGGACGGCAGTCCCTGCGGCGGCGTGGCCCGCCGGTCGGAACGGGACGGGAGTTCCTCGCCGGCGTCGCGCTCGGGCGCGTCGGCGGCCCGCGCCGCGCGGTCGTCCTGCCGGCCGGCGTCGGTGACCTGGCCCGCGACGACGACGGCGAGCACGGTGGTGACGGCGGCCGCGGCGATGCCGGTGTACGTACGGCCCTTGCCGCCCCTGGTCCGCCGGCCGTCCGCGTCGGCACCGGCCCCGGCCCCGGCCCCGGCCCCGGCGTCACCGATCGGCTCCCCGACCGGCTCCCCCGCGGCGCTCGCGGTGGCCGGCCCGGCGCCCGGCGGCATGCCGTCGGCCGCGCTGTCGAAGGCCTCCACGAACTCGCGCCGCGGCCCCGGGACCCGCGCGGCCTCCTGGCCGTACGCCCCCGGCTGCGTCACGCGAGGCGGCCCCTGGGCGATCCGCCGCTGCGGACCGGCCGCGGGATCCGGGTACGGACCGGCGCCCCCGTACGGGCCGGCGCCCGCCTGCCGCGCGCCCGGACCGGCGTACGGGGCGGTGCCCCAGCCCCCGCCCGGCTCGCGCTGCTCGGGGTGACCGCCGCGCACCCCCGGGGTGCCGTAGGCCGGGGTGCCGTAGGGCGGCGTGCCGTACCCGGGGCCGGACCCCGTGCCGTACGGCGGCGGTGCGGGCTGAGGGCGTTCCTGCGCCTCGGGCGCGGCGGCCCTGCGGCGGCGCCCGGTGCCGGGCGCGACGGACCCTGTGGTCCGATCTCCCCCCCGGGCTGCGGGCGCGGGGCCTTTTCGGCTATGTCGTCCCACGCCCCGGATCAGCTCCTGCCGCTGTCGTCGTCTCGGCCCTCGTGGCCGTCGATCAGCTCCCGTACGGCCCTGGCGACCGTCTCGGGGTACTCCATCATGGCGACGTGCCCGGCCTCGGGAAGGGTCAGCAGCCGCGCGTCGCGGAAGGCGGCCGCGGCCTTGCGGGCCATACGGTACGACACGAGCTGGTCCCGCCCGCCGTACACGAGCAGTGTCGGCGCGAGCACCCGCTCGGCCTGCCGCCAGAGGTTGTGCTGGCCGCCCAGGGTGTACGCGTCGACGATCCCACGCGCCGAGCGGGCCATGGCGTCCCAGAAGTACGGCAGCTGGAGGCGCCGTTCCATCTCCTCCACGGCGGCGCGCAGCGCCTCGTCGCTCACCCGGCCGGGGTCCCCGTAACAGAGGGAGAGCACGCCCCGTACGCGCTGCTCGGCCGTCCAGTCCCGGGTGAGCCGGGCGAACAGCCGCGCCACGCCCGGCAGCGCCAGCATCGCGGTGGGCCAGGCGCCGCGCTGGGCGCGCAGCTCCGGAAGCGCGGGCGAGACGAGGCTCAGGGTGCGGACGAGGTCGGGGCGGACGGCCGCGACGCGGGTGGCGACGGCGCCGCCCATGGAATTGCCGACGAGGTGGACCGGGCCGCGGTCGGAGGCGTCGAGGAAACGGATGACGGCACGGGCGTGTCCGGTGACCGAGTAATTGCCGTCGTCGGGCGGCGGGGAGTCGCCGAAGCCCGGCAGGTCCACGGCCTCGCCGTCGACCACGTCCTCCAGGAGCGGCATGAGCGCCGACCAGTTCTGCGAGGATCCGCCGAGTCCGTGCACGTACAGCGCGGGGGCTCTGCCGTCCGCCTGCCCGGCTCCGGGCCGGTAGCGCACGTTGAGCGTCAGGCCGGGGAGCGCGACGGTGCGCAGTCGCTCGCCCTCGGCGACCCGTACGGCTTTCACCCGCGGCGTCGCCGCCGCGGCGGTGGGGGACGCGGGCAGCTCGGTCGAAGACATGCGGCAATGTTACGAGACGATCACGCCCGGATCGGTGTGTTCGCCGTCACAGATCACATAGCGCCGGGAAGGGGTACCTCCTACGCTCGTAACTAGGGCGGAAGCCCAGTTGAAAGGGGAGCCCATGACCGTCGACCCCACCGATCCGGACACGCTCGCCGAGGTCTCGGAGGACAACAACGGCACGGCCGTGGCCGCGCTGGACGAGGAGACCCCCGAGGCGGACGCCGCGGAGCAGCACACGGAGCTGCAGCAGCGGGACGACGACCCGCTGACCCGGATCGATCCGAGTGTGGCCAATGTGGCGGACGCGGCCGAACAGGCGCGCGTGGTCGCCGTGGACGAGGAGGACTACCGCTGACCAGCGCGGAGGGCAGCGCCGCGAGTGCCGGGGTCGTCGTTTGATCCGGTTTGCTGTAGTTCAACATTGAATCTCCAGCTACCGTCGGCGTCCGGTACGTGAAATTCTGCGCTCGCACCGCGCACACCGGGGTTACCCAAAAGTACGATGGCGGGCGCGGCGCACAGCGCACAAGGATCGATTTTGGGAGGCGGCGTGACAGCCATCGAGCAGACAGAGGCGGCGCGCCCGAGGGGCACACGCCTGCCGCGCCGAGCCCGACGCAATCAGCTCCTGGGCGCCGCCCAGGAGGTCTTCGTCGCCCAGGGGTATCACGCGGCCGCGATGGACGACATCGCCGAGCGAGCGGGCGTCAGCAAGCCCGTGCTGTACCAGCACTTCCCCGGGAAGCTGGAGCTGTACCTCGCGCTGCTGGACCAGCACTGCGAGTCCCTGCTCCACGCCGTCCGCACGGCGCTGGGCTCCACCACCGACAACAAGCAGCGCGTGGCGGCCACGATGGACGCCTACTTCGCGTACGTGGAGGACGAGGGCGGGGCCTTCCGTCTGGTCTTCGAGTCGGACCTGACGAACGAGCCCGCGGTGCGCGAGCGCGTCGAGCGGGTCTCCCTGCAGTGCGCGGAGGCGATCTCCGATGTGATCGCCGAGGACACCGGGCTGTCCAAGGACGAGTCGATGCTGCTGGCCGTGGGCCTCGGCGGGGTCTCCCAGGTGGTGGCCCGGCACTGGCTGGCCAGCGACTCGCCGGTGCCGCGCAACAAGGCCGTACAGCTGCTGACGTCGCTGGCCTGGCGGGGTATCGCCGGGTTCCCGCTGCACGGAGCGGAGGGCCACTGACGGTCCCGTACGCCGGGGGCGGCGCGGCTGTTCGCTCCTGGCGTGCGCGGTCGGACCCTGCCGTGTCCCCTCTCCGGGCTAATGTGTGCTGCGTACGGCGCGAATGACCGCGCAACGCTGACCGTTCGGAGGGACAAAGCCGTGGAGGTCAAGATCGGCGTGCAGCACGCGCCCAAGGAGATCGTTCTGGAGAGCGGGCAGTCCGCCGACGAGGTCGAGCGCGCGGTGGCCGACGCGCTGGCCGGCAAGGCGCAGCTGCTCAGCCTCACGGACGACAAGGGTCGCAAGGTGCTCGTACCGGCGGACCGGCTCGCCTACGTCGAGATCGGCGAGCCCACGGCACGCCGTGTGGGCTTCGGCGCGCTCTGAGGCACGAGGACGCCACGACAGGGCCCGGCGGGGAAACCCCGCCGGGCCCTGTCGTGTCTCCCGCGCCGTGCCGCTGTCATGGACCCGTCGCGTCATGCCGCTGCCATGGCCCCGTCGCGTCGCTGCGCCGAACGGGTGGTGACAGCCCGGTGCGGAGCCCCTGGCAGGGCCCGTGGCCTGGGCGGTTTCCGGGTATCGGAGGGGCCGCCGGGAGGGTTGCGCCGTGCGGGGTTCGGGTAGGACGGGCTACGACCGATATGCCCGCCCCGCCGTCCGCGAGGTGATCCGCGTGTTCCTGGAAGCCCTCGGCTCCGCACTGCTCGGGTTCGCACTGGCCTGGGCCGCACTCCACCGGCTGGCCGACCGTCTTCCGCCCAGGCGCACCGTGTTGATCACGGGTGTGCTCGGCGGCCTGTTCGGCTCGCTCGTCGCCCACGCCGCGCTCGGGCCGGGCTTCGCGCCGTACACGCTGCTCGGGGCTGTCGCGATCTGCGCCGTACTGCTGTCGCTGCTGATCCGCCCGGCGCGCCGCTTGCGCCGATCAGCGGCGGCGTGACCGTCACCGCCGCCGCCGCTTATCGCTCTGCCGTCGTCCGGAACGCTCTGCTGTTGTTCAGGCCGCGAGGCCCAGTGCCGCCATGCGCTTGGTGTGCGCCTTGGTGATGCGCGAGAACATCTCGCCCACCGCCGCCAGGTCGAAGCCGTCCGCGACCCCGCCCACAAGCATCGTCGAAAGCGCGTCCCGCTCGGCGACGACGCGCTGGGCCTGCGACAGCGCCTCACCCATCAGGCGGCGCGCCCACAGCGCGAGCCGTCCGCCGACCCGCGGGTCGGCCTCGATCGCGGCCCGTACCTTCTCCACGGCGAAGTTCCCGTGCCCGGTGTCGTCCAGCACCGCCAGGACCAGCGCGCGGGTGTCGGAGTCCAGCCGGACCGCGACCTCCCGGTAGAAGTCACTGGCGATCGAGTCGCCGACGTACGCCTTGACCAGGCCCTCCAGCCAGTCCGACGGGGCGGTCTGCCGGTGGAAGTCGTCGAGCGCCTTGGCGAAGGGCTCCATCGCCTCGGTCGGCTCGACGTCGATCGCCGCGAGCCGGTCGCGCAGCCGCTCGAAGTGGTGGAACTCCGCGGAGGCCATCTTCGCCAGCTCCGCCTTGTCGGCGAGGGTCGGCGCCAGCTTGGCGTCCTCGGCGAGCCGCTCGAAGGCCGCCAGCTCTCCGTAGGCGAGGGCGCCGAGCAGGTCCACGACCGCCGCGCGGTACTGGGGGTCGGCGGAGGCTCCGGCCCAGTCGAGGGCGGCGATCCCGGTCGGTTCTTCGGCGGCAGTGGCGTTGTCAGGCGTCTCCATGAAGCGCACAATAGCCCGCCCGCCGTTCCCCGTAAGGGCCTGGTCAGTGAGTGTGACCTCCCCCTCCTTGTGAATTGTCCCAACACACCTGCGCGATTCCGGGGTACAGTGGTATTGCGCCTGTCGAGTATGCGGATACGTTCGCGTGCACCGCATTCACTCGGTGGGCCGTCTCATGAATGAGGATGCCCGGTCGGTGGCCCGATCGGCTCCGACCCGACAGCCCTCCGTGCGCCCTCGCACATGAGGGGCCCTCAGCGGTATGACGCTCGAGCGACGGCAGTGGTCCCGCGCCACCCGACCGCGTTCCGCGGCCGGACGGTGAAACCGGCGCGGTAAGACCCCCAGCGTTCGCCTCATGCCGCGTCTCACAGAAGAGGCAGCACCCTGACTACGACTTTCCGAGAGCTCGGGATCCTTCCCGAGACCGCCGAGGCCCTCGAAGCCGTCGGCATCATCACGCCCTTTCCCATCCAGGAGATGACCCTTCCGGTCGCGCTCTCCGGCACCGACGTCATCGGCCAGGCCAAGACCGGCACCGGCAAGACCCTCGGTTTCGGCCTTCCGCTGCTGGAGCGCGTCACCGTCCCCGCGGACGTCGAGGCCGGCCGGGCGGCGCCCGAGCTGCTGACCGACGCCCCGCAGGCGCTGGTCGTCGTCCCCACCCGCGAGCTGTGCACCCAGGTCACCAACGACCTGCTGACCGCCGGCAAGGTCCGGAACGTCCGGGTCCTCGCGATCTACGGTGGCCGTGCGTACGAGCCGCAGGTCGAGGCCCTCAAGAAGGGCGTCGACGTGGTCGTCGGCACCCCGGGCCGGCTGCTCGACCTGGCGGGCCAGAAGAAGCTCGACCTGTCGCACATCCGCACCCTCGTCCTGGACGAGGCGGACGAGATGCTCGACCTGGGCTTCCTGCCCGACGTCGAGAAGATCATCAACATGCTTCCGGCGAAGCGCCAGACCATGCTGTTCTCCGCGACCATGCCCGGCGCGGTCATCGGCCTGGCCCGCCGCTACATGTCGCAGCCCACGCACATCCGCGCCACCGCGCCGGACGACGAGGGCGCGACCGTCGCCAACATCAAGCAGCACGTGTACCGCGCGCACTCCATGGACAAGCCGGAGATGGTCGCGCGCATCCTGCAGGCCGACGGCCGCGGGCTCGCGATGATCTTCTGCCGTACGAAGCGCACGGCGGCCGACATCGCCGAGCAGCTGGAGCGGCGCGGCTTCGCGTCCGGCGCCGTCCACGGCGACCTCGGCCAGGGCGCCCGCGAGCAGGCGCTGCGCGCGTTCCGCAACGGCAAGGTGGACGTCCTCGTCTGCACCGACGTCGCCGCGCGCGGCATCGACGTCGAGGGCGTCACGCACGTGATCAACTACCAGTCGCCGGAGGACGAGAAGACGTACCTCCACCGCGTGGGCCGCACGGGCCGCGCCGGTGCGACCGGTACGGCGATCACGCTGGTCGACTGGGACGACATCCCGCGCTGGCAGCTGATCAACAAGGCGCTGGAGCTGGACTTCCACGACCCGGTCGAGACGTACTCCACGTCCCCGCACCTGTTCGCGGAACTGGAGATCCCGGAGGGTACGAAGGGCATCCTGCCGCGTGCCGAGCGCACCCGCGCCGGCCTCGACGCGGAGGAGCTCGAGGACCTGGGCGAGCCGGGCGGGCGCGGTCCGCGCGGGCGTCGCCGCACGCGCGAGGAGGAGCGCCCCGAGCGCGCCGAGCGCACGCGTACGCCGCGCCAGCGGCGCCGCACGCGGGGCGGCGCGCCGGTGGAGGAGCCTGTGGCTCCGGCGGTGGAGGCCCCGTCGGCTCCGTCGGCTCCGGCCGTGGACGGTGTCGAGGGCGAG is a window encoding:
- a CDS encoding DUF3107 domain-containing protein, encoding MEVKIGVQHAPKEIVLESGQSADEVERAVADALAGKAQLLSLTDDKGRKVLVPADRLAYVEIGEPTARRVGFGAL
- a CDS encoding DUF3152 domain-containing protein, coding for MGRHSRKGPAPAARGGDRTTGSVAPGTGRRRRAAAPEAQERPQPAPPPYGTGSGPGYGTPPYGTPAYGTPGVRGGHPEQREPGGGWGTAPYAGPGARQAGAGPYGGAGPYPDPAAGPQRRIAQGPPRVTQPGAYGQEAARVPGPRREFVEAFDSAADGMPPGAGPATASAAGEPVGEPIGDAGAGAGAGAGADADGRRTRGGKGRTYTGIAAAAVTTVLAVVVAGQVTDAGRQDDRAARAADAPERDAGEELPSRSDRRATPPQGLPSAPARPVTYGELMARQFPLNAKLKGSGEFEAVPGLDEAPGKGRKIRYRVDVEKGLGLDGRLFAQAVQQTLNDDRSWAHGGAMTFERVSSGDPDFVITLASPGTTGVWCAKSGLDTTIDNVSCDSASTERVMINAYRWAQGAETFGPDAMLPYRQMLINHEVGHRLGHNHVSCKTPGALAPVMQQQTKTLEIDGVKCRPNPWVYPGD
- a CDS encoding ferritin-like fold-containing protein yields the protein METPDNATAAEEPTGIAALDWAGASADPQYRAAVVDLLGALAYGELAAFERLAEDAKLAPTLADKAELAKMASAEFHHFERLRDRLAAIDVEPTEAMEPFAKALDDFHRQTAPSDWLEGLVKAYVGDSIASDFYREVAVRLDSDTRALVLAVLDDTGHGNFAVEKVRAAIEADPRVGGRLALWARRLMGEALSQAQRVVAERDALSTMLVGGVADGFDLAAVGEMFSRITKAHTKRMAALGLAA
- a CDS encoding alpha/beta hydrolase; its protein translation is MSSTELPASPTAAAATPRVKAVRVAEGERLRTVALPGLTLNVRYRPGAGQADGRAPALYVHGLGGSSQNWSALMPLLEDVVDGEAVDLPGFGDSPPPDDGNYSVTGHARAVIRFLDASDRGPVHLVGNSMGGAVATRVAAVRPDLVRTLSLVSPALPELRAQRGAWPTAMLALPGVARLFARLTRDWTAEQRVRGVLSLCYGDPGRVSDEALRAAVEEMERRLQLPYFWDAMARSARGIVDAYTLGGQHNLWRQAERVLAPTLLVYGGRDQLVSYRMARKAAAAFRDARLLTLPEAGHVAMMEYPETVARAVRELIDGHEGRDDDSGRS
- a CDS encoding TetR/AcrR family transcriptional regulator; translated protein: MTAIEQTEAARPRGTRLPRRARRNQLLGAAQEVFVAQGYHAAAMDDIAERAGVSKPVLYQHFPGKLELYLALLDQHCESLLHAVRTALGSTTDNKQRVAATMDAYFAYVEDEGGAFRLVFESDLTNEPAVRERVERVSLQCAEAISDVIAEDTGLSKDESMLLAVGLGGVSQVVARHWLASDSPVPRNKAVQLLTSLAWRGIAGFPLHGAEGH